A portion of the Microbulbifer agarilyticus genome contains these proteins:
- a CDS encoding LysE family translocator produces the protein MTFVNTLALFGAMIVLAAIPGPGTFAVMARSASGGMLHGLVTTIGIVFGDYVFIALCLSGLAYIADVMGNAFVILKYVGAAYLIWLGLSLLRARGTAEVNATPKQSSLASSWLLGLTTTLGNPKAILFYLSFFPAFLPIKEITVIDTIIIFVVVTLAVGGVMLTYAWATVRAQAILKNRAESRLFNYIGGATLIGSGIWMAARGN, from the coding sequence ATGACATTCGTTAACACCCTCGCCCTGTTCGGCGCCATGATCGTGCTGGCGGCGATTCCCGGTCCGGGTACCTTTGCGGTAATGGCGCGTTCGGCCAGTGGCGGCATGCTGCATGGCTTGGTCACCACAATTGGTATTGTATTCGGCGATTATGTCTTTATCGCCCTGTGCCTGTCCGGCCTTGCCTATATTGCTGATGTGATGGGCAATGCCTTTGTGATCCTGAAATATGTAGGCGCTGCGTATCTGATCTGGCTTGGCCTCAGCCTGTTGCGCGCACGCGGCACGGCGGAAGTAAACGCAACGCCAAAGCAAAGTTCGCTCGCCTCCAGCTGGTTGCTGGGCCTGACGACGACGCTGGGTAACCCCAAGGCGATCCTGTTTTACCTGAGTTTTTTCCCCGCGTTCCTGCCCATCAAGGAAATTACCGTGATAGACACCATTATCATTTTCGTCGTTGTTACCCTGGCGGTAGGCGGTGTTATGTTGACCTACGCGTGGGCCACGGTGCGCGCACAGGCGATATTGAAAAACCGCGCTGAAAGCCGGCTATTTAATTATATCGGTGGCGCCACATTAATCGGCAGTGGCATCTGGATGGCCGCACGCGGTAACTGA
- the lptM gene encoding LPS translocon maturation chaperone LptM, with translation MRTQLISLTAIVALSATLGACGQKGPLYLPQDPAAPGATGAPRASGMTTGGHSHGQPASSSEEKRSKTDSAQQEQDNHQQHTEAEAVSK, from the coding sequence ATGCGCACACAGCTGATTTCACTGACCGCCATCGTCGCGCTTTCCGCGACACTTGGCGCCTGCGGCCAGAAGGGCCCGCTCTACCTGCCGCAAGATCCGGCTGCACCCGGCGCAACCGGCGCACCCAGAGCGTCCGGGATGACCACCGGCGGTCATAGTCACGGGCAGCCCGCGAGCAGTAGTGAGGAGAAGCGGAGCAAAACCGATTCCGCACAACAAGAACAAGACAACCATCAGCAACACACGGAAGCGGAAGCAGTATCCAAATGA
- a CDS encoding glycerophosphodiester phosphodiesterase family protein, which translates to MRKILLLGVAAFAIAIYLTNASWLAQAPPRDPTLISHRGVYQTYSKENLGRDDCTAIRVFEPEHDYLENTIRSMRAAFEAGANIVEIDVHPTTDGEFAVFHDWTIDCRTEGKGTTRDYPMSYLKTLDIGYGYTADGGKTFPFRGKGVGLIPTLEEVYRTFPDKRFLVNIKSNQPQEVILLDKYLRERQLPPKGPLLVYGSERVMQKVRALRPDAWGFSRESVQTCSYRYLLLGWSGHIPAACRNGAIVVPNTWEWALWGWPNRFMQRMDDAGALVMALDFAGRGRAMHGIYKPQELDFLSADYRGALWVEKIEVIGPYAKTKFTSQH; encoded by the coding sequence ATGCGCAAAATCCTGTTGCTTGGCGTGGCCGCATTTGCCATCGCCATTTACCTGACCAATGCCTCCTGGCTCGCGCAGGCGCCACCGAGAGATCCCACACTGATTTCCCACCGCGGCGTCTACCAAACCTACAGCAAGGAAAATTTGGGCCGCGACGATTGCACCGCGATTCGGGTGTTTGAACCCGAGCATGATTACCTGGAAAACACCATCCGCTCCATGCGCGCGGCGTTCGAAGCCGGTGCGAATATTGTCGAGATCGATGTACACCCCACCACCGATGGTGAGTTCGCGGTGTTCCACGACTGGACCATCGATTGCCGCACCGAAGGCAAAGGGACTACCCGCGACTACCCGATGAGCTACCTGAAAACGCTGGATATTGGCTACGGCTACACCGCCGACGGTGGCAAAACATTTCCGTTTCGCGGCAAGGGGGTGGGCCTGATACCAACACTCGAAGAGGTCTATCGCACATTTCCTGACAAGCGGTTTCTGGTGAACATCAAAAGCAACCAGCCGCAGGAAGTCATATTGCTGGACAAGTATTTGCGCGAACGCCAGTTACCACCCAAAGGCCCGCTGCTGGTTTACGGTAGTGAAAGGGTGATGCAAAAAGTGCGCGCACTGCGGCCCGACGCCTGGGGATTTAGTCGCGAGAGTGTGCAGACCTGCAGCTACCGCTATTTACTGCTCGGCTGGAGCGGGCATATTCCCGCGGCCTGCCGCAACGGTGCCATCGTGGTTCCGAATACCTGGGAGTGGGCACTGTGGGGTTGGCCGAACCGCTTTATGCAGCGTATGGACGACGCCGGCGCGCTGGTGATGGCATTAGACTTTGCCGGACGCGGGCGCGCCATGCATGGAATCTATAAACCGCAGGAACTGGACTTTCTGTCCGCGGATTATCGCGGTGCGCTGTGGGTCGAGAAGATTGAGGTAATCGGGCCTTACGCGAAAACCAAGTTCACTTCACAACACTGA
- the dapF gene encoding diaminopimelate epimerase: MRLKFTKMHGLGNDFVMVDGITQRVKLSPEKVRQIADRHTGIGCDQLLLVEAPRNPDVDFRYRIYNADGSEVENCGNGARCFARFVRDRRLTSKEHILVETAAGILELKVQEKDQVSVDMGAPVLEPSDVPFQADIQAESYPLEVDGETYNVGAVSMGNPHAVLLVDDVTKAPVDSLGAAIESHPRFPARVNVGFLQIEERGKARLRVFERGVGETRACGTGACAAMVSARLRGLVDDEVQITLPGGTLTIHWPGPGEPVTMTGPTASVYHGQIIL, encoded by the coding sequence ATGCGGCTCAAATTCACCAAAATGCACGGACTCGGCAATGACTTTGTCATGGTCGACGGCATCACCCAGCGGGTGAAATTGTCGCCGGAAAAAGTCCGCCAGATCGCTGACCGGCACACCGGTATCGGCTGCGATCAGCTGTTGCTGGTGGAAGCTCCGCGCAATCCGGATGTGGATTTCCGCTATCGCATTTACAACGCCGACGGCAGCGAAGTGGAAAACTGTGGTAACGGAGCGCGCTGCTTTGCCCGTTTCGTGCGCGACCGTCGCCTCACCAGCAAAGAACACATCCTGGTAGAAACCGCCGCGGGCATCCTCGAACTCAAGGTGCAGGAAAAGGACCAGGTGAGCGTCGACATGGGCGCGCCGGTGCTGGAGCCCTCCGACGTACCGTTTCAGGCGGATATTCAGGCAGAGTCGTACCCGCTGGAAGTCGATGGTGAAACCTATAACGTCGGCGCCGTTTCCATGGGCAACCCGCACGCGGTGCTGCTGGTGGACGACGTCACCAAGGCACCGGTCGACAGCCTCGGGGCTGCCATTGAAAGCCACCCCCGCTTCCCGGCCCGCGTTAACGTAGGCTTTTTGCAGATCGAGGAGCGCGGCAAAGCGCGTCTGCGCGTGTTTGAGCGCGGTGTCGGCGAGACCCGCGCGTGCGGCACCGGCGCCTGCGCCGCGATGGTGTCAGCACGACTGCGCGGGCTGGTGGACGACGAGGTACAGATCACCCTGCCCGGCGGCACCCTGACGATTCACTGGCCGGGGCCCGGCGAGCCGGTTACCATGACCGGACCTACTGCATCCGTGTACCACGGCCAGATCATTCTCTGA
- the cyaY gene encoding iron donor protein CyaY, with translation MTQAASQASYNAAIEETLIAIEDALDNCDVDMDYERADAVLTIVLEDNGTQVILSRQSAVQELWVAARSGGYHLSFENPGWKCTTTGEDLPALLDRVLTEQQGSAVALGL, from the coding sequence ATGACCCAGGCCGCCTCCCAAGCCAGCTACAACGCCGCCATCGAAGAAACCCTGATTGCGATCGAAGATGCGCTGGATAACTGCGATGTGGATATGGATTACGAGCGCGCGGATGCGGTGCTCACCATTGTGCTCGAAGACAACGGCACCCAGGTGATTCTGTCGCGCCAGAGTGCGGTGCAGGAGTTGTGGGTGGCGGCGCGCTCCGGTGGCTACCACCTGAGTTTCGAAAATCCCGGCTGGAAGTGCACCACCACCGGTGAAGACCTGCCGGCCTTGCTGGACCGGGTATTGACCGAGCAGCAGGGGAGTGCGGTCGCCCTCGGCCTTTGA
- a CDS encoding sensor histidine kinase, translated as MKSSRPAQAAGIIAQQIRKIAPKGKDSACLDPGNSDAPQYPHFLPDLCSVTGVTALVLMGELLALVLVLATDGVHPFNWQRLGLVSLTVQWVILPAAAILCRLRPFLAQLTHKLAAALSYCAVLAVLLLVLLGQHWWAADMASTSIDWLSLLANFLVGAICAGVVLRYAYVQQQLHNQQQAELGARIEALQSRIRPHFLFNSMNSLASLIAVDAERAEKLVEDLSALFRASLADSKMVPLEQEIALAKRYLEIESLRLGDRLQQEWQVDVVSDGLQVPSMLLQPLLENAVLHGVARLRGGGAIKISVCEQQGARQNVIGSEVRELLLSIHNPVAEANTESARNRNAHLDPHDGNGMAMENIRQRLSAFYGNRFRFSAEQKGGVYQVELHLPMNAEVETRSTQPVHAPARSERPQASARDEVAL; from the coding sequence ATGAAATCTTCCCGGCCCGCGCAAGCGGCGGGCATTATAGCGCAGCAAATTCGTAAAATTGCCCCCAAAGGCAAAGATTCTGCGTGTCTGGATCCTGGCAATTCGGATGCTCCCCAATATCCTCATTTCCTCCCCGACCTGTGCAGTGTGACCGGTGTAACTGCTCTGGTTCTGATGGGCGAGCTGTTGGCTTTGGTGCTGGTGCTCGCCACCGATGGTGTCCACCCGTTTAACTGGCAGCGCCTGGGGCTGGTGTCGCTTACGGTGCAGTGGGTGATCCTGCCTGCCGCCGCCATTCTGTGCCGCCTGCGTCCGTTCCTGGCACAACTTACTCACAAGCTCGCCGCTGCGCTCAGTTACTGCGCGGTGCTTGCGGTGCTGTTGCTGGTGCTGCTTGGCCAGCACTGGTGGGCGGCGGACATGGCGAGTACCTCTATCGATTGGCTGTCGCTACTGGCGAATTTCCTGGTGGGCGCTATCTGCGCGGGAGTGGTGTTGCGCTACGCCTATGTGCAACAGCAGTTGCACAACCAGCAGCAGGCCGAACTCGGCGCGCGTATCGAGGCGTTGCAGTCGCGCATTCGCCCGCACTTCCTGTTTAACAGTATGAACAGCCTCGCCAGCCTGATTGCGGTGGACGCAGAGCGTGCAGAAAAGCTGGTGGAGGATTTGTCCGCGCTGTTTCGCGCATCACTGGCGGACTCGAAAATGGTACCGCTGGAGCAGGAAATTGCGCTGGCAAAACGCTATCTGGAAATTGAGTCCCTGCGCCTCGGGGATCGCCTGCAACAGGAGTGGCAGGTCGATGTTGTGAGTGATGGCCTACAGGTGCCGTCGATGTTGTTGCAGCCGTTACTGGAGAACGCTGTGCTGCACGGTGTAGCGCGCTTGCGCGGTGGCGGTGCGATAAAAATCTCTGTGTGCGAGCAGCAAGGTGCTCGTCAAAATGTCATTGGCAGTGAGGTACGCGAACTGCTATTGTCGATTCATAATCCAGTTGCAGAAGCTAACACTGAGAGTGCACGCAACCGCAATGCCCATCTTGATCCACACGATGGCAACGGTATGGCGATGGAAAATATTCGCCAGCGTCTCAGCGCGTTTTACGGCAATCGCTTCCGCTTTAGCGCGGAGCAGAAAGGTGGCGTCTACCAAGTAGAACTACACCTGCCGATGAACGCGGAAGTGGAAACCAGATCAACTCAGCCAGTGCATGCACCGGCCCGGAGCGAGCGACCTCAAGCTAGCGCTCGAGACGAGGTGGCGTTGTGA
- the argH gene encoding argininosuccinate lyase produces MSNDNASTNNPAAKLWGGRFSEATDAFVERFTASVMFDQRMALEDIQGSLAHAQMLSEVGVLTADEFQQIAGGLKDIAEEIESGDFPWSVELEDVHMNIEARLTDRIGATGKKLHTGRSRNDQVATDIRLWLRNRIDQIAAELTRLQTGLVNLAEQEADTIMPGFTHLQSAQPVTFGHHLLAWNEMLTRDFERLMDCRKRVNRSPLGAAALAGTSYPINRARTAELLGFDAPTENSLDSVSDRDFAIEFCAFSALLLTHLSRASEELVLWTSSQFDFIDLPDRFCTGSSIMPQKKNPDVPELVRGKTGRVNGHLIALLTLMKSQPLAYNKDNQEDKEPLFDAADTALDCLRAFADMAPALKPKKQNMLAAAGKGFSTATDLADYLVRKGVAFRDAHEIVGQSVAFAIDKDCDLADLSLAELQKFSDVIGDDVFDVLTLEGSVAARDHIGGTAPNQVRAACERARALIATR; encoded by the coding sequence ATGAGTAACGACAACGCATCCACCAACAATCCCGCAGCCAAGCTCTGGGGCGGCCGCTTCAGTGAAGCCACCGATGCTTTCGTGGAGCGCTTCACTGCCTCGGTCATGTTCGATCAGCGTATGGCTCTGGAAGACATTCAGGGCTCTCTGGCGCATGCGCAGATGCTGTCGGAAGTAGGTGTACTCACCGCCGATGAATTCCAGCAGATCGCCGGCGGCCTCAAGGATATCGCCGAGGAGATCGAATCCGGTGACTTCCCCTGGTCGGTGGAGCTGGAAGATGTGCACATGAACATCGAAGCCCGCCTGACCGACCGCATCGGTGCCACCGGCAAGAAGCTGCACACCGGCCGCTCGCGCAACGACCAGGTGGCCACCGATATCCGCCTGTGGCTGCGCAACCGTATCGACCAGATCGCCGCCGAACTGACCCGACTGCAGACCGGCCTGGTGAACCTGGCCGAGCAGGAAGCCGACACCATTATGCCGGGCTTCACCCACTTGCAGTCCGCACAGCCGGTAACCTTTGGCCACCACCTGCTGGCCTGGAACGAAATGCTGACTCGCGACTTCGAGCGCCTGATGGACTGCCGCAAGCGCGTGAACCGCTCACCGCTGGGTGCAGCCGCGCTCGCCGGTACCAGCTACCCGATTAACCGCGCGCGCACCGCCGAGCTGCTGGGCTTTGATGCACCCACCGAAAATTCGCTGGATTCCGTGAGCGACCGCGATTTCGCCATCGAATTCTGCGCCTTCTCTGCGCTGCTGCTGACCCACCTGTCCCGCGCCAGTGAAGAGCTGGTACTGTGGACTTCCAGCCAGTTCGACTTTATCGACCTCCCGGACCGTTTCTGCACCGGCTCCTCGATCATGCCGCAGAAGAAAAACCCGGATGTGCCGGAGCTGGTGCGCGGCAAGACCGGCCGTGTAAACGGTCACCTGATTGCCCTGCTGACCCTGATGAAAAGCCAGCCGCTGGCCTACAACAAGGACAACCAGGAAGACAAAGAGCCGCTGTTCGACGCTGCCGACACCGCGCTCGACTGCCTGCGTGCTTTTGCCGATATGGCGCCGGCGCTGAAACCGAAGAAACAAAACATGCTGGCCGCAGCCGGCAAGGGCTTCTCCACCGCCACCGACCTCGCCGATTACCTGGTGCGCAAAGGCGTGGCCTTCCGCGATGCCCACGAAATTGTCGGCCAGTCCGTAGCTTTCGCCATCGACAAAGACTGCGACCTCGCCGATCTCAGCCTCGCCGAACTGCAGAAGTTCTCCGATGTGATTGGCGACGACGTATTCGACGTGCTGACTCTGGAAGGCTCCGTCGCCGCCCGCGATCATATCGGCGGTACCGCGCCGAATCAGGTGCGCGCGGCCTGTGAACGCGCCCGCGCACTGATCGCAACGCGCTAA
- a CDS encoding DUF484 family protein — MTDHSDAPLLDSEVEANLDKQEAADSENQRNKKLLSRQVARYLIQNPTFFAENMELLETIQLPKESGKTVSLMTHQTNLLRERNIEMRQRLDQLLQAARDNDQLFMHSRQLVLALLEARTVGEAGDALLRSFADDFKVETTSLTVFGPLPGSGKHLGQVRTSSRVSAENSIGSILRNGRTVCGTLRPSETAYLFGDESDKVASAAVVPLAGQLGILAVGSSDPNHYRSSLGTLFLSYIGEVLERLLPDLLARS, encoded by the coding sequence ATGACCGATCACAGCGACGCCCCACTGCTCGATAGCGAAGTCGAAGCCAACCTGGACAAACAGGAAGCGGCCGACAGCGAAAACCAGCGCAACAAAAAGCTGCTGTCGCGGCAGGTGGCCCGCTACCTGATCCAGAACCCCACCTTTTTTGCCGAGAATATGGAATTGCTGGAGACCATCCAGCTGCCGAAAGAGTCCGGCAAGACCGTGTCGCTGATGACACACCAGACCAACCTGCTGCGCGAGCGCAATATCGAAATGCGCCAGCGCCTAGACCAGCTGCTGCAGGCCGCACGGGACAATGACCAGCTGTTTATGCACAGCCGCCAACTGGTGCTGGCACTGCTGGAAGCGCGCACCGTGGGCGAAGCGGGCGACGCACTGCTACGCAGCTTCGCCGATGACTTCAAAGTAGAAACCACCTCACTAACCGTATTTGGCCCCCTGCCCGGTTCCGGTAAACACCTCGGTCAGGTACGCACCAGCAGTCGCGTCAGTGCGGAAAATTCCATCGGCTCCATTCTGCGCAATGGTCGCACCGTGTGCGGCACCCTGCGCCCCTCTGAAACCGCCTACCTGTTCGGCGATGAGTCTGACAAGGTGGCGTCGGCGGCGGTGGTACCACTGGCGGGCCAACTGGGAATCCTCGCCGTGGGCTCCAGCGACCCCAATCACTACCGCTCCAGCTTGGGCACCCTGTTCCTGTCGTATATCGGTGAAGTTCTCGAGCGTCTGCTGCCTGACCTGCTGGCGCGCAGCTAA
- the lysA gene encoding diaminopimelate decarboxylase: protein MSDFHYQQGSLWAEGVSLEQIAEQFGTPTYVYSRAHYERQYQAYADALGDHPGLICYAIKANSNLGILSVLAQLGAGFDIVSAGELERVLMAGGDPAKVVFSGVGKTADEMRRALSVGVHCFNVESESELDRLEAVAAEMGVTAPVSLRVNPDVDANTHPYISTGLKENKFGIAIERARAVYARIADSQSLNAVGVDCHIGSQLTELAPFLDALDRLLVLIDELAEDGTKLKHLDLGGGLGVRYRGEEPPQVSDYLGAVKERLAGRDLELVLEPGRSIAANGGALLTKVEFLKRTEEHNFAIVDAAMNDNLRPALYQAWQDIVAVTPSNGDTESWDIVGPVCETGDFLGKHRPLALEEGQLLAMLSAGAYGFTMSSNYNSRTRAAEVLVDGDKTYLVRARETLADLVRGESTVPAKDDQ, encoded by the coding sequence ATGAGCGATTTTCACTATCAGCAGGGAAGCCTGTGGGCCGAGGGCGTCAGCCTCGAGCAGATTGCCGAACAGTTTGGCACTCCCACCTATGTGTACAGCCGCGCGCACTACGAGCGCCAGTACCAGGCCTACGCCGATGCACTGGGTGATCACCCGGGGCTGATCTGCTACGCCATCAAGGCCAACAGTAACCTGGGTATTCTGTCGGTACTGGCGCAACTGGGGGCCGGTTTTGACATCGTGTCTGCCGGTGAGCTGGAGCGCGTCCTGATGGCCGGCGGCGATCCGGCCAAAGTCGTTTTCTCCGGAGTAGGCAAGACCGCCGACGAAATGCGCCGCGCGCTGTCGGTCGGTGTGCACTGCTTTAACGTCGAGTCGGAATCCGAGCTGGACCGCCTGGAAGCAGTCGCCGCCGAAATGGGCGTGACGGCGCCGGTCTCCCTGCGGGTGAACCCGGACGTGGATGCGAATACCCACCCCTACATTTCCACCGGCCTGAAAGAAAACAAATTCGGCATCGCCATCGAGCGCGCACGCGCGGTTTACGCGCGCATTGCGGATTCACAAAGTCTCAATGCAGTGGGTGTGGACTGCCATATCGGCTCCCAGCTGACCGAGCTTGCTCCCTTCCTCGACGCCCTCGACCGCCTGCTGGTACTGATCGATGAGCTCGCCGAAGACGGTACCAAGCTGAAGCATTTGGACCTGGGCGGTGGCCTGGGCGTACGCTACCGTGGTGAAGAGCCGCCACAAGTGAGCGATTACCTCGGTGCGGTAAAAGAGCGCCTCGCTGGCCGCGACCTGGAACTGGTACTGGAACCCGGGCGCTCCATTGCTGCCAACGGCGGCGCACTGCTGACCAAAGTGGAGTTCCTTAAGCGCACCGAAGAGCATAATTTTGCTATCGTCGATGCCGCCATGAACGACAACCTGCGCCCGGCGCTTTACCAGGCGTGGCAGGATATCGTTGCGGTAACCCCGTCCAACGGCGACACCGAGAGCTGGGATATCGTTGGTCCGGTGTGTGAAACCGGCGACTTCCTCGGCAAGCACCGCCCACTGGCGCTCGAAGAGGGCCAGTTGCTGGCCATGCTGTCGGCGGGCGCGTACGGCTTTACCATGAGCTCCAACTACAACTCGCGTACCCGTGCCGCGGAAGTACTGGTAGACGGCGACAAGACCTATCTGGTGCGCGCGCGCGAAACTCTGGCGGACCTGGTGCGCGGGGAATCCACCGTGCCGGCCAAAGACGACCAGTAA
- a CDS encoding amidohydrolase: MHYTNLLRFLLIMFGALICACSSSDKADRIFVNGTVITLDENNTIAEAIAVSEGRILAVGSTQEIQALASTDTETVDLAGKTLLPGFVAAHEHPAISAVFRNFLDMSGFTHASAAEAWQALENEVANTPRGEWVYAMGLDPILLADLQTPDRAQLDALAPHNPVFILAANLHTAWVNSAALTAAGIDESTPPPGEGSYFGRDEDGRLNGMLVEKEAMEPFTAVHKKPLRVAAAYQARLDDLRAAGFTSVASLGFNVPAWLARWAASENFAPRIRQFFYYRGENLSKLDGKPDFDSDFFRVLGAKFWYDGSPYSGTMMVEQPYRNSALSEQLGIGHGSHGEAVITEESFRTQLRDKNARGWQTATHVQGDRAAQEFVQLLQREFDALDARERAAFIGRRHRLEHGLLVDRATLAPMAKLGITPSFHINHLYYYGDALKESLLGPARTEQILPVKTAFDFGMYPTLHADSPMFPAEPFSLMQTAITRMSRAGTPIGSHEAITPLQALQSMTINGAWQLGMEREIGSLEVGKYADLAIVDKNPLQTPAQNWRDIRVLETWIAGRR, from the coding sequence ATGCACTACACGAATCTTCTACGCTTTCTGCTTATTATGTTCGGCGCATTGATTTGTGCCTGTTCAAGTTCCGATAAAGCCGACCGCATTTTCGTCAACGGCACCGTGATCACGCTGGACGAGAACAACACCATCGCCGAGGCAATTGCGGTCAGCGAAGGCCGAATCCTCGCTGTCGGCAGCACCCAAGAAATCCAGGCGCTGGCCAGCACCGATACCGAAACCGTCGACCTCGCAGGCAAAACACTACTTCCCGGCTTTGTTGCCGCCCACGAGCACCCCGCCATCAGCGCCGTGTTCCGCAACTTTCTCGACATGAGCGGCTTTACCCATGCCTCGGCAGCAGAAGCCTGGCAAGCTCTCGAGAATGAGGTCGCCAACACTCCGCGCGGCGAGTGGGTCTATGCCATGGGGCTGGATCCGATTCTGCTTGCGGACCTGCAAACACCCGACCGCGCACAGCTGGACGCGCTGGCACCCCACAACCCGGTATTTATTCTCGCGGCAAACCTGCACACCGCCTGGGTAAATTCTGCCGCGCTGACCGCCGCCGGAATCGATGAAAGCACACCGCCGCCCGGTGAAGGCTCCTATTTCGGGCGGGACGAAGACGGGCGCTTGAATGGCATGCTGGTGGAAAAGGAAGCCATGGAGCCGTTTACCGCAGTGCACAAAAAACCACTCAGAGTCGCGGCGGCATACCAGGCGCGCCTGGATGACCTGCGGGCTGCGGGTTTCACCAGCGTGGCTTCCCTCGGCTTCAATGTTCCGGCATGGTTGGCACGCTGGGCCGCCAGCGAAAACTTCGCGCCGCGTATTCGCCAGTTCTTTTACTATCGCGGTGAGAACCTGTCCAAGCTGGACGGAAAACCGGATTTCGACAGCGATTTCTTCCGCGTACTCGGCGCCAAATTCTGGTACGACGGCTCACCCTACAGCGGCACCATGATGGTGGAGCAGCCCTATCGCAATAGCGCGCTGAGCGAGCAGTTAGGCATTGGCCACGGCAGTCACGGTGAGGCGGTGATTACCGAAGAGTCCTTCCGCACACAGCTGCGCGATAAAAATGCCCGCGGCTGGCAAACCGCCACCCATGTGCAGGGCGACCGCGCCGCGCAAGAATTTGTCCAACTGCTGCAGCGGGAATTCGACGCGCTGGACGCGCGCGAACGCGCAGCATTTATTGGCAGACGCCACCGGCTGGAGCACGGTCTTTTAGTCGACCGCGCAACGCTCGCACCAATGGCCAAGCTGGGAATCACCCCCAGCTTCCATATCAACCATCTCTACTATTACGGCGATGCGTTAAAAGAGAGTTTGCTGGGCCCCGCGCGCACCGAACAAATTCTGCCGGTAAAAACCGCGTTTGATTTCGGCATGTACCCAACCCTGCACGCGGACAGCCCGATGTTCCCGGCCGAACCGTTTAGCCTGATGCAGACTGCCATCACCCGCATGTCCCGCGCCGGCACCCCAATTGGTAGCCATGAAGCAATTACCCCGCTACAGGCATTGCAGTCCATGACCATCAACGGCGCTTGGCAACTGGGGATGGAACGAGAGATCGGTTCGCTGGAAGTCGGTAAGTATGCGGACCTGGCGATTGTGGATAAAAATCCACTGCAGACGCCGGCGCAAAACTGGCGGGATATTCGGGTACTGGAGACCTGGATTGCCGGCAGGCGCTAA
- a CDS encoding LytR/AlgR family response regulator transcription factor, whose amino-acid sequence MNVAERPLGVLIVDDEPLARARLARQLQSIDGCQLLGEAADGESALQQLDSLDPDLLLLDIEMPGENGLQLANQISNRPNPPAIIFCTAHDEFALPAFAVAASGYLLKPVNVEQLAQAIAQARRLSKPQLLERTAEPAQATGGRRQIKAVSRRGVQLLNIEDIRCFVAEDKYVIAHHSAGETLLDESLKELEAEFGQRFVRVHRNTIVAKMHITGLHKEGDGYRVTLTGCAHRPVVSRRLLASIKALLTEMA is encoded by the coding sequence GTGAATGTCGCCGAACGCCCTCTGGGAGTGCTGATCGTCGATGACGAGCCACTGGCGCGGGCCAGACTGGCCCGACAGTTGCAGAGTATTGATGGTTGCCAACTGCTGGGAGAAGCTGCCGATGGGGAAAGCGCGTTACAACAGCTGGATTCACTCGACCCGGACCTGCTGTTACTGGATATCGAAATGCCCGGAGAAAACGGGCTTCAACTCGCCAACCAAATCTCCAACCGTCCCAATCCACCCGCGATCATATTCTGCACCGCCCACGACGAATTTGCGCTCCCTGCCTTTGCGGTTGCTGCATCGGGTTACCTGCTCAAGCCCGTCAATGTGGAGCAACTTGCACAGGCGATTGCCCAGGCGCGAAGACTGAGCAAGCCGCAACTGCTGGAGCGCACCGCGGAACCCGCGCAAGCAACGGGTGGCCGTCGCCAGATCAAGGCGGTGAGTCGCCGCGGTGTACAGCTGCTCAATATCGAAGACATCCGCTGTTTTGTCGCGGAAGATAAATACGTGATTGCCCACCACAGTGCCGGCGAGACATTGCTGGATGAATCGCTAAAGGAACTGGAAGCGGAATTTGGCCAGCGCTTTGTGCGGGTACACCGCAATACCATTGTCGCCAAGATGCATATCACTGGTCTGCACAAAGAGGGCGACGGCTACCGGGTAACCCTGACGGGCTGTGCCCACCGCCCGGTAGTTTCGCGCCGCTTGCTCGCCAGTATCAAGGCGCTGCTTACGGAAATGGCCTGA